ACTTGGGGGACGGCGTCCGAGAATCCGTTGTTGTGGAaacagaggatgaagaggaaCCATCCCTCCTCCTCGAGACTTGCATGGGGGGAGAGAGGGCACAGTCAGAAGCGGCAGCCATGCCCACGACGAACGTCATCAGGTCAGCTAATTAACTTCTCTTCTCTGCTGATGGATGTTATAATTGCCGCTATTACAATATTCAACTTTCTTTCTCTCTAACAGCCATGATGATCTGATGTACACCTACAATTCATGCTGATGCTGCTCGCGTTTTCTAACTGGGGGTGCTCTCCCAAATTTAAGGTATCTATCAGCTCAATTAACTTCTCTTCTTGTCTGAATGACTGATTGATGTTTTAAGCATTTAATTTCTCCACTAGTCATCTCTTTGTTTATCGCTAACAGCCATTATGATCTGATGTACAACTGGTGATGCTTGTTGCCTCTTTGTATTAGTGATGCTCTCGTCTCAGTTTCTTTGGAATCATCACCACTTATTGGTCCTGCTTCTACCACCATGAAGGTACAGCTCAACTCACCTCTACATATTTTTTGTGTGTTGGGCACATAAAGTGTCTGTTTCAATTAGCACTAACATATTTCTTAGCAGTAGCCTAGTGCTTTTAGACAGACTCTGAGCATAAGAAACTTGAGCGTGTGAAATTAAGCCCTCCTGTTTTGTATGTGAAATTTGAGGAAGCTAACTCTGCAGGACACTTGACTTTGTCAACATGGAACAGGCTGGAGCAACACATAATGCAGCTTGACTTATGGTACAGTGTCTGATTAGTCCAAAATTTGATGAAGACTACAGCTAGCAACGAGCAACCGGAGGAAGGTAATCTAATGCACTAACATATTTCTTAGCTGTAGCCTAATGCTTTTAGATAGACTCTGAGTCTCTGACCATTAGAAACTTGAGCGTGTGAAATTAAACCCTCCTATTTTGTATGTGAAATTTGAGGAAGCTAGCTCTGGAGGACACTAGACTTTTTCAACTTGGAACAGGCTGGAGCAACACATAATGCAGCTTTGACTTTTGGCACACTCTCTGATTGGTCCAAAATTTGTTGAAGATTACAGCTAGCAATGAGCAACCGGAGGAAGGTAACCCCTGATGCTTCCTGGCATTAATTTCAGATGCCTTTATTTCTACAAGCCCAGGAGATGAGATTTGATCAGCAGGGCGCCACTTGCAGCTAAAGTGAACAAACGTCCCAACATCCAGTACTTGCCAAGGACAGTGAATGTTCTGCGGTCAAGTTGGAAGCCATGGGATCGATCCCTTTCCGAGCCTGCCAAAAGCTAGCGGTTCCTCAAGCTCGACACTCCATGCACATCTGAAGCGTGGAGTGGACTGAGGTCATACTCGTAACTGGTCAGTTCAGCAACTCCTTTTATAAGTATCCTGTTACATGTTCAACATGTACTTGCAATTTCTGATATTGGAACACGTACAGTCAGAATGGAGAAGTGGAAGATCTAATGGGCTATATATCACAAGAAACTGCCATTCGATTTCCCCTGTTTGCATCCTGCTGCTGGCCTCTGAAAAATACTCCCTGGTCAGACCATGTGGAAACTGCCGGCCCTGATCCCTCAACTAGCTGGCAGTCGATTCTTACCATGACCTGGATCAACTTTGAGGAGAGCGTGTAATTGTCAATACAGAATTTGTTTCTGTGCAGTCTCTGTTTCTTTTCTCTTTCAATAGACGAGTACAACTCTGTGGTTTTCCGTTACTTTCACTTCGCAAACTGCAGTTCCTCAGCACAAGGTCTTATACTCTTATACAGTTATTTTTACTCCGTGAATAATATGCACTACAGAGCCTTCAATCATCATTTCATCCTGAATAAGAGGCAGAGCAAACATGTATGCATGATGTGGGTGCAGTTTTCAGTAGAGGCTTGCTCTGTTTGCTGCTGCTGCTAGTACACATGTGTATATATAGACTTATTTGTAGCCGAAGAATGCGCGCATGTCTCGCAAACTGAACTGGTTTGATGAAAGAGGTACACACAGGAGCAGGTCCTCGCATGCTCTGTTTTACAGTTATAGGCAGACCATTTTAGTCCCATCACGTGAGGAACAGAAGAAAAGGTATCGATCAAGTGTGAAATAAGATGTGTCAACAAAAGGAATCTGTTCCATTCATGGTGCAGGAAGCTTTGAGCGCTACAGAATGGAATTTGTCCCATGGTTGCATTAAGCGGCATTAAAATAAACGATAATTTTTTCAGTTTCTTTAAAATTTTAGTTCAGGTAACAATGCTGTCTGTGACTAGCAGGTAGCATGACTGAACATAAGATTAACACGGACGCCAGAGAGGGTTTGATCTGGACGGGGGAAGGCATAGACGCTGGCAACCTCTGGGTGGCGCACCACGGTGATGGAGGAATCTGAGCCCTAAGGGACGGCGGCCGCGAGAAAGCGCCAGCCGTCTCCAGGCCATTGCTCTTCTCCTCGCTGTTGTTTTCCCTTCCCGAATTTAGCTATACACACCTCGCACTTGGGGCCATATCCCGTCGTCTCCCCGGTCCAACTCTTACTAGGGACAGAACTCCCAACGCTACCTTAACGTCCCGGCAGGCAATGGAGGCTCTCTCCTCCCGTTAATGAAGCCAGCTACCACTGAGCAGCTTCCggtccttcttctccgcctcatGCCGAGTTTCAGCACAGAAGAACGTCGTCAGGCCAGCTAATTAACTTCTCTCTTCTCTGTAATTTGGTCAGTACTGGAAAACTATATCAACTAATATGGATGTTAGTTCATCTCTTTTTTCATCACTAGCAGCCAACATGATCTGCTCTTACGTTGTAATAATTGGAATTCTAGTCCATGTGGACATGTGCGCTGAAAAAGACAAATGGGGTATCATGCATGACCATGGTGAACCACAACTGTTGGTCCTGCATTTTCTGCAAGCATCATGTACTAGGAACGCGTTACAGAACACATATAGTTATCAGCACTCAGAGGAGTAACGGAACCAACATCATGATTAGTTCTGGAATTGATTGGGTTTATAAATAGCCTGACACTTCAGACATGCCACTAGATACATTACATATGGAGAACACAACTGTTGTACATACCAATTCATACAATATACTTTCATCACAACTTACAACACTCTCGGATATAGAGAGCAATCCGTAAAAAACGAAAGGTCTGGATCGAACACATACATGATTATTATCATTCTTTTCTTGCGAGAGGATTATTATCATTCATATAACAATAACATATAACTATACTGAAGTCTTACCCACTTTCCTCTTCAGATTGGCCCATCTCAGTACCACTGCCACATAAATCTTGTCCTGCAGCCCTTCCACAAATATGAAATAAGCAGTTCTCCATCTTTTTTTAAACAGCATCAGACAGAAGACCACCCAAAGGCCAAGGACATACCCAACAGCCAAACCAAGGTAAAGGGATATATTCCCCGATCCATCTCCATGATCTACATGCGTAGGTCCACTTGAACTGTTTCCTGTACAATTGTTGGTCAAGGGGTAACCACATAACCCAATGTTCCCAATGTAGTCAGATATGCGTCAAAAGTCTGGAATTGATTTCCAGTTGGTATCTTTCCGGACAGAGTGTTGTATGACAGGTTCATATAGCTTAGAGAGGTAAGACCTGTCATGCTTGAAGGGATCTCGCCTGATAGCTCATTGTTTGACAGGTCAAGAGATTCCAACTGCTTGAGCTCACCAATTTTCTCAGGGATTGCACCACTTAAACTGTTCCACGAAAGGTTCAGACTTCTTAATCCAGCGAGAGAACCAATCTCTCGAGGGATCACTCCGGTTAAACTGTTACATGACAAGTCAAGAACCAGTGTATCTGAGATTTGATAAAAAAATTCAAGTTGTTGCCTTTTAGTAAGAACAGGAACTCCTTCCCAGAAAAACATATAAGAAAATACTAAGTTGTACAGATGAGGTCCTTGTATGTGATTGATGGCATTATTAAGAACATAACTATGTCGAGAAGTGTGGGCCATTGCACTCAAGTGAACTAATGATTCCGGCATGCTTCCTGAGAAGTTGTTGTGTGCAAGATCTATATATTGTAGCTCTTGAATCTTTCCAATTTCAATGGGAATTTGGCCAGTAAACATATTGTACCGCAGACGTAACAATGCTAAGTACGGTAACTTCGCCCCTATCCAGACAGGTAGGTCTCCGGAGAATTTGTTATATGAAAGATCAACAAAAACAAGGTTGGGGCAGCTTTGAAAGACTCCTGGAAACTCTCCTGAGAGGTTGTTGTTATTCAAAATTATCATATTAAGGTTATGCATGGGTGGGTTAGAATCCTCTTTGCAATTTGGAACTTCTCCTGTCAGCTTGTTCCATGATAGGTCTAGCAGAGTCAACTGTGTCAATGAGCATAATGAAGATGGAATGGGGCCTGATAGTGAATTGCTATGAAGCATAAGATCCTGCAACAACGGGGCTCCCAAATCAGATGGCAATGTCCCTGATAAAGAGTTTACTTGCAAGTACATGCCTTTAATATTTCTTGGAAATTTTGGAATTGTCCCGGTAAATCTGTTGTTGGATAGAGCCATTATTTCAGCTGACATAAATTCCATTGTTGCTGGTAGTGTGCCGGTTATCTGATTATTGGACAGATCCACAAGTTCTGCCCTTGAAAATGCAACCCAAACCCAATTTGGGAGTGTAGTTATGCTTGCATTTGCAATCATAAGGAGCCCAAGGCCTGTCTGCGATCTAAGCCATGACGGGAATGCTGGCCCTATCTGCAGACCATCTAACAGAACTGCTTGTAGTTTGAATGGAGGAACCCAATTCGGACTGACCTTGATCTGAAGAAGTGTCTTGCCCAAAATTAACATCTTCAAATTTCTGAGGCTTTTTAGGTGATCTTCAGTGACTACACCATTTAGTTCGTTAACTTCTAGGTCCAAAACAAGCAATTCGGTGAGTGACCATATCCATTTCGGAATAGGTCCTGTAAGCTTATTGTGAGGCAGGGCCAAGCAGGTCAGGTTTTTAAGGGGTCCTGGACTACTGGGCATGGCCCCACCTAACATATTTTGACCCAAGTCCAACACTTGCATCTTGTTCGAAGTACAGTTTGGTAACCGCTCCATCAACTGTGTGATGTCCCCTGAGGTTTGGCTGTATCCTAGATTTAGTATCTTCAGGTTGCATAGATTTTTGAAATTTGATGGTATCATGGTGGACATGAGATTATTTCCCCCGAAATTAACTTCTTCAAGAGAGGCCATGCTGCCAATGTATTCCGGAATAGGGCCATAAAAGCGACAAGCTTCCAAGTTCAGAGAAGCAAGGGACGTTGAGTTCCAAAACCAGTTGGAAGCAATTGGGGTGTTAAAGTTGTTCCATGAGATGTCAAGCACCTCGAGTGCCGTAAGATTGGATTGGCCAAGGACAGCAATTGTGCTTCTTAGGCCAGTTTGCTGTAGGTAAAGCTTGCTAAGATTCGGAAGCATGTTAATTCTATGGACCCAGTCTACTACATTGGTAAGGTTCATATAGCTCAAGTCGAGGTGCTTCAGTGATGGCATGTGTGAAAGCCACTGAAGATCCCTCAAGTATAATAGATTATATCTCGAGGTTTTGAGATCCAGGTAGACAAGCTTGGAGAGATTTCCAATCTGCGGGGGTACTCTCCCATAGAACAAGCTATATGAAAGGTTGAGATATCTAAGGCTTGGAAAAGAACCAATGAGCTCCGGTATCTCAGTCCAGTTGAAGTTATTGCAGCTCAAGTCTAGATACCTTAGTTGCTGTAAAGTAACCAAGGAGTGGCTTATCGCACCTCTATATGCAGGGTATCTGAAGCAGTTATGAGCACTTCCACGAAGATTGAGCTTGACGACGTGGCCGGTTTTGTAGCTGCACCTGACGCCTTTCCAGTTGCAACACTCTTCACCTTGCCAGGACGAGAGGTTGACACTGGGCTCCCAGAGGCTCTCCTTGATGGAGAGAAGCGCGCCCCTCTCATACGCGACACAGCTCCCATTCGAAGCTGGTGCACGGAGGGGAGAGGCTGTGGCTGGTGGTGGAAAGGAGAGGAGCAGGCACAACAAAGCTATCAGAGTTCCTTGGACAAGAATCCTGAGCTCAGACATATTTTAGTGTGGGTTTTCTCTTACGTGTATTTCGGTATGAAGGTATGCATGCTTATGAACTCCGGTCTGGATCTTGTTCTATAGTGGATCTGTCCTTGGATTCAGAAGACAAGTCACCGGTCGATGGAAGACTGGCTACCACCATTGATGTGATTTGTATGTCTTATGCTCGCAAAAACCTAACACACACGGCAACCGCAAGGCACGGTAAGTGATATTCCACGTACCAGGATGTCTTTCTCATCTAGATAGCAGGATGTTCTTCGCATCTAGATACCAGGATATGTGGTTCCCCTTCCACTGATGGGACTGTGACCTATAATGAGACAAATGAAGGTACCTGATTTGTAAGCTAGCCTAGTCTTTGCTTCGGTTACCTATCACACAGGGCATCAGTCACCTGCAGGGGTCAAGGATGGATGGTTACAAAACTGCAAGGACAGTACGGTTGGTTGGCGATTGTGATACAGACAATTCAGAAAAGAAGCATTAATAGATATTTCACTCGGCTAGCCGACTTGAATATATAATGTGTACtgcttttatttttatttttctcttttcaagATCAAGTGCTTAACTAAATTGGTTTTACTGGCACCCTAACACACACGGCAACCGCATGGCAGTGATGGCACGCTAAGTGATATCCTAGTCATCTAGAAATACCATGATGTCTGGTTCCAGTGATGCGAGTACGACGTTTAATGTTCCAGGGGTCAAAGATGAATTATAATGAGACAAATAAAGATACCTGATTTGTTGGCAATTCCAGTCTCTGCTTCATTACCTATCAGACAAGGCATCAGGCACCTGCAGGGGGCAAGGACATTACACTCGGATGATTGTGATACAGATAATTCAGTGTATTGCTTtgatttttatttttctctttgcAAGCTTAAGTCCTTAACTGAAGTTGTTTTAGTGGGTCCTAACACACACAACAACCACACGGGGTAAGTGATAGATATCCTCGTTATCTAGAAATACAGGATGTGTAGTTCCAGTCATGCTATTATGACGTATAATTAGATCAGGCAACTGTAGGTGTATCAGCCAGCTCTAGGTGTATCAGGCTAGTCTAGTTTTTGCATCAGGTACTTATCACAACTCATGCCATCAGCACACTTCAGAATAGGAAATTCATGCTGGCCGGTTTCTGCACTTCATTTCCAGAAATTAGCACGGATCATACCGGTGACAACAAAAGATTATCTTGTTCTTTCTCAACGGACTTTCAGTCATACAGCCACTACCAACTCTTCGATCCAGCAAGTGCGAACAGTAAAGAGTAAACATGACACTGAACTACTGAGGGGGCGACGGCGAGGGAGACGCCGGCTCTTCTGCTCGCACTTGGACTTATTTGTCTGCTGGGCTGGCCCAACTGGGCCCAGATAATCCATAAAAATGataaatatatattttttttGTATAGGAAGATTTTCATACGAGCAGTACATTTTTTTGCGGGAGTTTTTTTTTTGCGTGATTTATTCATAATACATTTACTTCATTTGAAGAGAAGTttcgatctattcatcttcaatcacgGCGGTgcaacgaacaccagaaataataaaaattacatacagatccatagaccacctagcgacgactacgaGCACTGAAACGAGCCGAAGGCACGCCGCCGTCATTGCCACTCCCTCGCCGGAGCCAGGAAAAACttattgtagtagacagtcgggaagttgTCGTGCTAAGGTACCATAGAACCAGCGCAGCAGAACATCAACCGCCGCTGATGAAGAGTagcgtagatcggaaggatccaacctaAAAACACATGAACGTAGACGAACTATGACCAGacccgagcaaatccaccaatgACACATCCGCtagagacacacctccacacgcccatcgATGATGCTAGACACACCATGGGGACGGGGCTAGGAGGGGAGAAACTTATTCCATCTTCAgtgagccgccgccgtctcgtcttTCTGAGCAGGACACAAAATCTAAAAAGATGCGAAGAAACAACCGAAAATAGAACCCTCCCACCGGTAAGGGCCAAGATCCATCGCGACGCCATGGCCCTAATGCCATCGAAGACGAGGCGGACCGATGGCTTATACATCTCTGTATGTGAACTTTTTTATATTTCACAATATACTTTGAATTATTTTATAGACTTGTCTTTTACAATACTTTGtagattttttttaaatgaaaACATTGTTCTAAAGAAAAACGAACTAATAGCTCACTTCTAGAGCTATTAGGAAGGCTTCAAGAGCGTTGAATAGAAATCCTACACAATATACTCTATGCCCTCATGTCTTTTTAAAGTAAATGATTCGACTTTATTAAAAGTGGACCAAGTATATGAGTTCAAATGTTTTTTTAAGTAAATGATTCAAATTTATTAAAGCTAGACAAAACATATGAGTTCAAACAAAAATGGAACAAGAAAAGGTCATTTTAGAAGTTACATCAAAGTCTTTTGCAATCCTCAACTCTAGGTCCACCTCTTGCACGATGAATTTTATCCATACATCCCTGCAAGAACTGCAAAGACTAGACATGAAAAAAAAGCTTGACTAACATCAAATTAAGATTTAAAGGAAAGCcataagagcaactctagcagatccGCAAAAACTGTCAGTCTGCTATAATGACCGTCCATCTACGGGATGGTAACGATTTTTCTGCATGGAACAGATCTGGTATATTCAGCCATCCGCTAATTTTTTTTTGCGGGATCTTGCAAATTCCTGCTCGCGTCTGCTATATCCCGGTCCCGCTCCCCCTCTTTTTGTTGGTTACCCTATCCCGCCAGCAAGAGCGTGTGAAGGACATTTCAGCCCGCACCCTCTTGGCCACCGCCGCATCTCCCTGTTGTCAGTTCATGCCCCTGCCGAACCTTCTCCACCAATTTTGGAGGCCGGGGGTGCCGATTTCTCCTCGCATGTAACTGGCCGTCGCTGGCACCATGGATCCGCTAGTACCTTGCCGCGTGGCGACGTAGCGGGCGGATCTGCTTGGTCCGGACGCTGGCGAGCGTCGTAGTCGACTGTGGTGCGGCGCCAGTGGCTTCGTCAGAATATCCGCCACCTGCTCACTTGTGCTCACGTGCTCCACCTCAACTTGCCCGTTTTCAACACACTCTCGGATATAATGATATCTGAGATCGATGTGTTTAGTGCGCTCATGCAATACCAGATTCTTACTCAGAGTTATGGCAGACTTGTTGTCAATCAGCAGCCTCCATCTGTCAGGTTCAGTATCTTGAAGATCAGCCAGCAACCTGCTCAACCAAACTCCCTGGGATGCTGCAAGTGCAGCTGCAATGTACTCAGCCTTGCATGCTGACTGTGCAACTATCCTTTGCTTCTGTGATGCCCAAGAAATCGGATTGCACCCGAGGAAAAAGAAGATCCCTGACGTGCTCTTCCGATCATCGACATCGCCGGCGTGATCAGTGTCACTGTACCCCATCAATCCAGGCTCTCCGTCAGTATGCTTCTCATATCGCAGCCCGTAGTCTGCTGTCTCGCTGATGTACCGGAGTATATGCTTCACAGCCGCCATGTGCTGTGTGGTTGGAGCTTCCATGTGCCTACTGACGATGCCCACTGAGTAGGCACTGTCCGGTCTTGTATTGACAAGGTATCTGAGACTGCCCACCACGCTACGGTACTTAGTGACGTCCTATCTTCCTTTGACAGACTGAGCCGATTCTACATGGGCGTAGAGCGCGGATTGCACCCCTTCATTCCAAAATCCTCGACGATCTTGCGGGCATAGCTACTCTGACAGATAGTGATTGCTGTCTTGGACTGCTCCACTTCGACGCCGAGGTAGTAGAGAGCAAGCCAAGGTCgctcatgttgaacatctccatcATCTGGGCCTTGAACTCTCTGATCTTGTCAACGTGGTTGCCAGTGATGATGAGGTCATCCACGTGCACCCCCACAAGCAGAGATGCATCTCCAGCCTGCTTGCGGTAGACGACATGCTCGTATGGACTGCGCTCGAACCCCAACTCAAGCAGGGTGCCGTCCAGCTTGAAGTTCCAAGCCCTCGGCGCCTGTCGtaggccatagagcgccttgcGCAGTCGGAGCACACTCTGGCCGCGATCGACGCCGTCGTACCCTGGTGGCTGCTTCACCGTACACCTCCTCAGCAAGCTCTCCATTGAGGAATGCTGACTTCACATCCATGTGGTGCACTTCCCAGCCGTCGTGCGCTGCCAGTGCGATCAAAACACACACCGTCTCCATCCGCGCGACCGGCGCAAACACATCATCGAAGTCGATGCCCTGCCTCTACGCATAACCCTTGGCCACTAAACGAGCTTTGTACTTGACAATATTACCTTGGGGATCTTTCTTCACTTTGTAGACCCATTTGAGGCCTATGGCGTGGTGACCACTTGGGAGCTCGGCGTACTCCCAGGTCTGGTTCTCCGTGATCGCCTTCATCTCGGCGCCCATGCCCTCCTTCCAGCATGCCTCGCTCAGGGCCTGCTCGACGCTGGCTGGCTCCTCCACTGCAACCAGGCACAGCCCGCTGTACTCCAACGTGACAGGTTGGGCGTGGTCGATGGCATCCTCCACGGTGCGGTACCGTAGAGGTACCCCCTCGGTGTCAACCTCCTCGCCTGTCGGTGGCGAGACGAACTGTACAGGCGAGGGCGACAGTGTTGCCAGCGTTCGCGGCtcttctgatggcgtccgcggcTCCTCCAGCGGTCCCGGCGTCGCTGGCGTCCTACACCCAGCGTGCAGCTCGGTGCCCCTGCAGTTGATGTTGTTGTTGTCGACCTGATACTCCAGCAGCATTCGTGGCCGCCTCCGCGTCCCAGCTCCAAGGAACCTGTTCATCAAACACAACGTCCCTTGTGACATGGAGTTTGCGTCCCACTGAGCCATACACCCAGTAGGCCtttgttgtagggtggaaccctagattgAGATCTTTtacgaattggaggggaaatccccaagaacaaAAAGAACACAAAAGGGGGAAAACAAGAGGAACACTCGAATTGACTTgatccaatcacacatgtgctagatccaatCACCCAAAGAGATATACAAGGGTCCAAATCCAACACAAGAAgatacaagaggtaactagttcatcccaatcctatgaggagagaggtcttgatgatcctatgatggggatccttcccTAGATGGGGTCTTGATATCCACAAGAGGATCTTCTCCCTTAGGAGGTCATGATCTCCatgaggaggaagatgagcaaagctctctattTGTCTATCCAATACTTTGCTATCCTCTAAATGAGCTAGGGAGAGAGTACTTATAGCCTAGGGACGAAATAAGAGGAAAATGGGGGTACAATGGTCATTTTAACCCAAAATGCACGCAGGCATATCGGCggagtccgggcacccgggggttgCTGGGATgaggaggccgggcacccggggtagcGCTAGGTgagggtgcgggcacccgggggtaggggtgcgggcacccggggtggtcgGGGGCCGCACCCTTTGGGGGCcgggggtccgggcacccggggcataggaggccgggcacccggggtggtccgAGGCCTCCGGTGCTTCGCGTCTTGgtgtccctcttcctcctccttcccccttcttgGATGGTGTAGATGTTTCTCTTGCGCTTgaactcctcctcgtcgtcgatGAAGCTCCGgtaatacctatgcatgcacacgagagggatgtcaagtagtataccatcctcaaaggggtcaagtgaacacgtgtaaaggagatgattaaTCTTTATGTATGTGAACTAGAtatcgcacgtgtcacttgccaaacggattcttgacatggtgatgtccataggatgctccgcaccAGCCTTGCTGCCATCTTCATAGCCGAGGAACACCATGGGAATGGACCGGTCCGAGAGCTTGGTGACGCGTGGGCCGACGGGCTTGACATGAACCTTGTACCAAAAGTGCGGAAGTAGGCGACGTTCGGTCGTCGCCCATGCCACGCCTCATACGGCGTGACTCCGTCCAGCGCGCGCGTCAGCGATCGATTGAGTATGTGGACCGCGATCTTCACCTCCTCTGCCCAGAAGACAGAGGGCACGTTCATCCCCTTCATGAGGCAGCGCGCCATCTCAACCATCGTCTGGTTGCGCCCCTCGATGATGCCATTTTGTTGCGGAGAGTAGGGCGCCGTCGTGTACTGCTTCACTCCAGACTCGTTGCAGAAGCTTGCGAACGCCGTGGAGTTGAACTCGCCGCCACGGTCACTCCTGAAGGCCAGCAGCTTCAGGCCACGCTCATTTTCAGAGATCACCTTGATCTTGCAGAAGTACTCCAGGGCCTGGTCCTTTGTGCGCAACATCTCCACCCACATAAACCTGCTGTAGTCATCCACAATGAGCAGAAAATATCGGTTACCAGCTGCAGTCGCCGGTGAGATCGGCCCGCAGAGATCTCCGGCTTGTTCCCTGTCCGCTTGACGCGCACCAACAGGATCCTTTCCTGATTGTACACACACATCTCGCCGTCTTCGACGACAGTCTTACAGCCAATCTCATCAAGTTGTCCAATGCTTATGATGTTGTTACAAAGGCTGGGAATATATTATACCTTGGACAGCACACGGTGTGAGCTATTTCTGCACTTGAACAGCACGGAGCCTCTGCCCTTGATCTGTACTGATGAGCCATCGCCAAACTTCACGACGCCGGTCACCGAGTGGCGAATGCGCCACGATCACCTGTCATGTGATTGCTCGCCCCTGTGTCGAGGTACCAACCATTGCGCGGCGCCTCTTGGGGAACCACTTTCTTCTCGTTGAGGTAGACAGACTGGTTCGCCGGCTCGTCCGGGGTGAGTGTCAGGCCGCAACAGACTGCCAAGAGTAGTCCCGACTGCTCCTCCTGCACTTGCGCCACGTCCGCCTCCTCTTGTCGCGGCTTGCGGCAGCCCTTGGACATGTGTCCTTGGATCTCACAATTGTAGTAGGTCCCTTTGAAACGGTGACCGCCACTCGACGAGCCCTATCTGCCATTGGCCGCGCTACCGCTGGGCGCGACATGTTTTCCTTTTCCGCCACGCTGACCTCGGCCACGGCCGCCACCGCGGCCGCCGTGGCCCGCGGCCTTCCCACGAGATGATTCGTATTGCCCCTGCTCCTTCGTGCGCGCCGCC
This sequence is a window from Aegilops tauschii subsp. strangulata cultivar AL8/78 chromosome 7, Aet v6.0, whole genome shotgun sequence. Protein-coding genes within it:
- the LOC109732510 gene encoding receptor-like protein EIX2, giving the protein MSELRILVQGTLIALLCLLLSFPPPATASPLRAPASNGSCVAYERGALLSIKESLWEPSVNLSSWQGEECCNWKGVRCSYKTGHVVKLNLRGSAHNCFRYPAYRGAISHSLVTLQQLRYLDLSCNNFNWTEIPELIGSFPSLRYLNLSYSLFYGRVPPQIGNLSKLVYLDLKTSRYNLLYLRDLQWLSHMPSLKHLDLSYMNLTNVVDWVHRINMLPNLSKLYLQQTGLRSTIAVLGQSNLTALEVLDISWNNFNTPIASNWFWNSTSLASLNLEACRFYGPIPEYIGSMASLEEVNFGGNNLMSTMIPSNFKNLCNLKILNLGYSQTSGDITQLMERLPNCTSNKMQVLDLGQNMLGGAMPSSPGPLKNLTCLALPHNKLTGPIPKWIWSLTELLVLDLEVNELNGVVTEDHLKSLRNLKMLILGKTLLQIKVSPNWVPPFKLQAVLLDGLQIGPAFPSWLRSQTGLGLLMIANASITTLPNWVWVAFSRAELVDLSNNQITGTLPATMEFMSAEIMALSNNRFTGTIPKFPRNIKGMYLQVNSLSGTLPSDLGAPLLQDLMLHSNSLSGPIPSSLCSLTQLTLLDLSWNKLTGEVPNCKEDSNPPMHNLNMIILNNNNLSGEFPGVFQSCPNLVFVDLSYNKFSGDLPVWIGAKLPYLALLRLRYNMFTGQIPIEIGKIQELQYIDLAHNNFSGSMPESLVHLSAMAHTSRHSYVLNNAINHIQGPHLYNLVFSYMFFWEGVPVLTKRQQLEFFYQISDTLVLDLSCNSLTGVIPREIGSLAGLRSLNLSWNSLSGAIPEKIGELKQLESLDLSNNELSGEIPSSMTGLTSLSYMNLSYNTLSGKIPTGNQFQTFDAYLTTLGTLGYVVTP